The Equus quagga isolate Etosha38 chromosome 2, UCLA_HA_Equagga_1.0, whole genome shotgun sequence genome has a window encoding:
- the SFR1 gene encoding swi5-dependent recombination DNA repair protein 1 homolog isoform X1: MLDQHPLQVNQDFIFKMESPSDSAVISPLTPQACARPPSPHTSSSRKQPMSATLRERLRKTRSSFNSCYSVVKRLKVENEGDDQNFSEKPPTSVEENSVEFREDVKRIDSEFEENTYLKNTFKNISACESESLHAGSCSGDLQNDFVNEDPPKEGLNEEKAKLVKQIQEKEDLLRRLKLVKMYRSKNDLSQLQLLIKKWRSCSQLLLCELQSAMSEENKKLSLTQLIDYYGLDDKLLHYNRNEEEFI; this comes from the exons ATGCTGGACCAACATCCTCTCC aagtAAACCAGGATTTCATTTTCAAGATGGAAAGCCCATCAGACTCAGCTGTGATTTCACCTCTCACGCCGCAGGCGTGTGCCAGGCCACCGTCTCCCCATACCAGTAGTTCAAGAAAACAA CCTATGAGCGCAACACTTAGAGAACGATTAAGGAAAACCAGATCTTCATTTAATTCCTGTTACAGTGTGGTGAAACGTCTCAAAGTAGAGAATGAAGGAGATGATCAGAACTTTTCAGAGAAACCACCAACTTCAGTAGAAGAAAACTCTGTGGAATTCCGAGAAGATGTTAAACGCATAGACAgtgaatttgaagaaaatacCTATTTGAAAAATACCTTCAAGAATATCAGTGCGTGTGAATCTGAGTCACTCCATGCTGGGTCATGCAGTGGGGATCTCCAAAATGACTTTGTGAATGAGGATCCTCCCAAagaaggattaaatgaagaaaaagcaaaattggtGAAGCAGATTCAGGAGAAAGAGGACCTTCTTCGGAGGCTAAAACTAGTCAAAATGTACAGATCAAAG aaTGACCTGTCTCAGTTACAGTTGTTAATAAAGAAGTGGAGAAGCTGTAGCCAGCTGTTGCTTTGTGAGTTGCAGTCAGCTATGTCCGAGGAGAACAAGAAACTCAGCCTTACTCAGTTGATAGACTACTATGGCTTAGATGATAAATTGCTAcactataacagaaatgaagaagaatttaTATAG
- the SFR1 gene encoding swi5-dependent recombination DNA repair protein 1 homolog isoform X2 has product MAEGEVNQDFIFKMESPSDSAVISPLTPQACARPPSPHTSSSRKQPMSATLRERLRKTRSSFNSCYSVVKRLKVENEGDDQNFSEKPPTSVEENSVEFREDVKRIDSEFEENTYLKNTFKNISACESESLHAGSCSGDLQNDFVNEDPPKEGLNEEKAKLVKQIQEKEDLLRRLKLVKMYRSKNDLSQLQLLIKKWRSCSQLLLCELQSAMSEENKKLSLTQLIDYYGLDDKLLHYNRNEEEFI; this is encoded by the exons ATGGCGGAGGGAG aagtAAACCAGGATTTCATTTTCAAGATGGAAAGCCCATCAGACTCAGCTGTGATTTCACCTCTCACGCCGCAGGCGTGTGCCAGGCCACCGTCTCCCCATACCAGTAGTTCAAGAAAACAA CCTATGAGCGCAACACTTAGAGAACGATTAAGGAAAACCAGATCTTCATTTAATTCCTGTTACAGTGTGGTGAAACGTCTCAAAGTAGAGAATGAAGGAGATGATCAGAACTTTTCAGAGAAACCACCAACTTCAGTAGAAGAAAACTCTGTGGAATTCCGAGAAGATGTTAAACGCATAGACAgtgaatttgaagaaaatacCTATTTGAAAAATACCTTCAAGAATATCAGTGCGTGTGAATCTGAGTCACTCCATGCTGGGTCATGCAGTGGGGATCTCCAAAATGACTTTGTGAATGAGGATCCTCCCAAagaaggattaaatgaagaaaaagcaaaattggtGAAGCAGATTCAGGAGAAAGAGGACCTTCTTCGGAGGCTAAAACTAGTCAAAATGTACAGATCAAAG aaTGACCTGTCTCAGTTACAGTTGTTAATAAAGAAGTGGAGAAGCTGTAGCCAGCTGTTGCTTTGTGAGTTGCAGTCAGCTATGTCCGAGGAGAACAAGAAACTCAGCCTTACTCAGTTGATAGACTACTATGGCTTAGATGATAAATTGCTAcactataacagaaatgaagaagaatttaTATAG
- the SFR1 gene encoding swi5-dependent recombination DNA repair protein 1 homolog isoform X3: MESPSDSAVISPLTPQACARPPSPHTSSSRKQPMSATLRERLRKTRSSFNSCYSVVKRLKVENEGDDQNFSEKPPTSVEENSVEFREDVKRIDSEFEENTYLKNTFKNISACESESLHAGSCSGDLQNDFVNEDPPKEGLNEEKAKLVKQIQEKEDLLRRLKLVKMYRSKNDLSQLQLLIKKWRSCSQLLLCELQSAMSEENKKLSLTQLIDYYGLDDKLLHYNRNEEEFI, from the exons ATGGAAAGCCCATCAGACTCAGCTGTGATTTCACCTCTCACGCCGCAGGCGTGTGCCAGGCCACCGTCTCCCCATACCAGTAGTTCAAGAAAACAA CCTATGAGCGCAACACTTAGAGAACGATTAAGGAAAACCAGATCTTCATTTAATTCCTGTTACAGTGTGGTGAAACGTCTCAAAGTAGAGAATGAAGGAGATGATCAGAACTTTTCAGAGAAACCACCAACTTCAGTAGAAGAAAACTCTGTGGAATTCCGAGAAGATGTTAAACGCATAGACAgtgaatttgaagaaaatacCTATTTGAAAAATACCTTCAAGAATATCAGTGCGTGTGAATCTGAGTCACTCCATGCTGGGTCATGCAGTGGGGATCTCCAAAATGACTTTGTGAATGAGGATCCTCCCAAagaaggattaaatgaagaaaaagcaaaattggtGAAGCAGATTCAGGAGAAAGAGGACCTTCTTCGGAGGCTAAAACTAGTCAAAATGTACAGATCAAAG aaTGACCTGTCTCAGTTACAGTTGTTAATAAAGAAGTGGAGAAGCTGTAGCCAGCTGTTGCTTTGTGAGTTGCAGTCAGCTATGTCCGAGGAGAACAAGAAACTCAGCCTTACTCAGTTGATAGACTACTATGGCTTAGATGATAAATTGCTAcactataacagaaatgaagaagaatttaTATAG